From Aliarcobacter butzleri, the proteins below share one genomic window:
- the htpG gene encoding molecular chaperone HtpG, with the protein MAKHQFQTEVGQLLHLMTHSLYSNKEIFIRELVSNASDAIDKLNYLRLTDENLKDKYAQWKGEINISFDEKDKSLSIIDNGIGMNEADLIASIGTIAKSGTKSFVEALTGDAKKDSNLIGQFGVGFYSVFMVADKVDVISKKAGEEQAYKWSSTGTGEFDLTPCTKESNGTVIYIKLKDEEAGEFASKYRIKNIVEKYSNHIAYPIFLNYDEEVSEALSEEDEKAGKKPEKKIERKHEQINAATALWMQPKAKLKEQDYNDFYKSISHDSSDPMLTIHTKTEGVNEYTTLFYIPKIAPMDMYRADFQSGVKLYVKRVFITDDEKELLPTYLRFVRGIIDSEDLPLNVSREILQENRILANIKQGSVKKILAEIKKLSKDEEKYAEFVAQYIRPLKEGVYQDYTNKEAILELLRYKSSKTEAGKMTSLEAYKERANSEQKAIYYIVGENEKVLRNSPLLESYKKNDIEVLILDDKEIDEIITPAIGAFKEWEFKDITAIEPPKVEQSEEEKKEVEEKFQDILSKIKDKLGDAVKDVKVTSRLSESPSCVVKDAADAQMAAMAHMFRAMGQAMPESAPILEINPEHEIVKKLNGCADEATIEDVSWILLDQAKLSEGMEITDTVAFAQRLSRITAKAL; encoded by the coding sequence ATGGCAAAACATCAATTCCAAACAGAAGTAGGACAATTATTACATTTAATGACACACTCTTTATATTCAAATAAAGAGATTTTTATAAGAGAACTTGTATCAAATGCGAGTGATGCTATTGATAAATTAAACTATTTAAGATTAACAGATGAAAATTTAAAAGATAAATATGCGCAGTGGAAGGGTGAGATAAATATCTCTTTTGATGAAAAAGATAAATCTTTAAGCATTATAGATAATGGTATTGGTATGAATGAAGCTGATTTGATAGCTTCTATTGGAACTATTGCAAAATCTGGAACAAAATCATTTGTTGAAGCTTTAACGGGTGATGCAAAAAAAGATTCAAATCTTATTGGTCAATTTGGAGTAGGGTTTTATTCAGTTTTTATGGTTGCAGATAAAGTAGATGTTATCTCTAAAAAAGCTGGAGAAGAACAAGCTTATAAGTGGTCATCAACTGGAACAGGAGAGTTTGATTTAACTCCTTGTACAAAAGAGTCAAATGGTACAGTTATTTATATCAAACTAAAAGATGAAGAAGCAGGAGAATTTGCTTCAAAATATAGAATAAAAAATATTGTAGAAAAATATTCAAATCATATAGCTTATCCAATTTTCTTAAATTATGATGAAGAAGTAAGTGAAGCTTTAAGCGAAGAAGATGAAAAAGCTGGTAAAAAACCAGAGAAAAAAATTGAAAGAAAACATGAGCAAATAAATGCTGCAACAGCACTTTGGATGCAACCAAAAGCAAAATTAAAAGAGCAAGATTATAATGATTTTTATAAATCAATTTCTCACGATAGTTCAGATCCGATGCTTACAATTCATACAAAAACAGAAGGTGTAAACGAATATACAACTCTATTTTACATCCCAAAAATTGCACCTATGGATATGTATAGAGCAGATTTCCAAAGTGGTGTTAAACTATATGTTAAAAGAGTATTTATCACTGATGATGAAAAAGAGTTATTACCAACTTATTTAAGATTTGTAAGAGGTATTATTGATTCTGAAGATTTACCTTTAAATGTTTCAAGAGAGATTTTACAAGAAAATAGAATCTTAGCAAATATCAAACAAGGAAGCGTTAAAAAAATTCTTGCTGAAATCAAAAAACTTTCTAAAGATGAAGAAAAATATGCGGAGTTTGTAGCTCAATATATCAGACCTTTAAAAGAGGGTGTATATCAAGACTATACAAATAAAGAAGCTATTTTAGAGTTATTAAGATACAAATCATCAAAAACTGAAGCTGGAAAAATGACTTCATTAGAAGCGTATAAAGAAAGAGCGAATAGTGAACAAAAAGCTATTTATTATATCGTTGGAGAAAATGAAAAAGTATTAAGAAACTCTCCACTTTTAGAGTCATATAAGAAAAATGATATTGAAGTTTTAATCTTAGATGATAAAGAGATAGATGAGATTATCACTCCTGCAATTGGTGCATTTAAAGAGTGGGAATTTAAAGATATTACAGCAATTGAACCTCCAAAAGTAGAACAAAGTGAAGAAGAGAAAAAAGAAGTTGAAGAAAAATTCCAAGACATACTTTCAAAAATCAAAGATAAATTAGGTGATGCAGTAAAAGATGTAAAAGTTACAAGTAGACTTAGTGAATCTCCATCTTGCGTAGTAAAAGATGCAGCAGATGCTCAAATGGCAGCGATGGCTCATATGTTTAGAGCAATGGGACAAGCTATGCCAGAAAGTGCTCCAATCTTAGAAATCAACCCAGAGCATGAAATCGTAAAAAAACTAAATGGTTGTGCAGATGAAGCAACAATCGAAGATGTTTCTTGGATTTTACTAGACCAAGCAAAACTAAGTGAAGGTATGGAAATTACTGATACTGTAGCTTTTGCTCAAAGATTATCAAGAATTACTGCTAAAGCTTTATAA
- the ciaB gene encoding invasion protein CiaB, protein MTKEQFLNDLQKIYDFLNDQKTKTNELIKFLENEEFDKLTLIDDFAKSLNLEMNSDLRFALVTRLVNLRDDSLVQVLKKLEKNEKEIIELQEKAYQFVKEYWHDIHTKFIDFIVENKLLTPFYREVFIGVYNVGLQMSAWQTSWTAHIINGINKELVAKFEGDEAKIMKYLEDEKLFDLGHGGITADRCYSALVKDADKYKSLAYIKAFKKETTEVVDALEEFADKLIELEDEIYNQKWDYVLYIQALIKAFSEDRTNELVSKWADVDRAWMKIKTPIQIGHPLEYYEDHFRKAVALEWDIRLTNPKFAQNDHRVNKIKSAFSKIYSSFEPNDSYKKIYDFSFKSLDKVQLYVGRPALFFGAEFNGLFSAQVVPNDEVVSLEEGKKIFAFSDEILQTSRAKPFLKLSQEIFGQELLTRDRMFLFNETTSWHQVYDISTIGHEYGHILWCDEQTESVMNKTGNFKNIEEFKATTGGLISYLLDEDTDELHLKEQVLIDLVKRSVGLIGWMEVDEVQPYYCEGLIHLNGLFESGVLTWDNENKKLSIDISDAKFEALKAWYITNYTALAKHYLDKKDATLFLNNYATKTEKYFMPNDETINSFVKYYFKRYQEIGQELDTVDKKENYIK, encoded by the coding sequence ATGACAAAAGAACAATTTTTAAATGACTTACAAAAAATATATGATTTTTTAAATGACCAAAAAACAAAAACAAATGAACTAATAAAATTTTTAGAAAATGAAGAGTTTGATAAACTAACTCTTATTGATGATTTTGCAAAATCTTTAAATCTTGAAATGAATAGTGATTTAAGATTTGCACTTGTTACTAGACTTGTAAATCTAAGAGATGATAGTTTAGTGCAAGTTCTAAAAAAGCTTGAAAAAAATGAAAAAGAAATCATAGAACTGCAAGAAAAAGCATACCAATTTGTAAAAGAGTATTGGCACGATATTCATACAAAATTTATTGATTTTATCGTTGAAAACAAGTTATTAACTCCATTTTATAGAGAAGTATTTATTGGAGTTTATAATGTAGGACTTCAAATGAGCGCATGGCAAACTTCTTGGACAGCTCATATTATAAATGGAATAAATAAAGAGTTGGTTGCCAAGTTTGAAGGTGATGAAGCAAAAATTATGAAATATCTTGAAGATGAAAAACTTTTTGATTTAGGACATGGTGGAATCACTGCTGATAGATGTTATTCTGCTTTAGTAAAAGATGCTGACAAATACAAATCTTTAGCATATATAAAAGCTTTCAAAAAAGAGACAACTGAAGTTGTAGATGCACTTGAAGAGTTTGCAGATAAACTAATCGAACTTGAAGATGAAATCTACAACCAAAAATGGGATTATGTTTTATATATTCAAGCACTGATTAAAGCCTTTAGTGAAGATAGAACAAATGAATTGGTTTCAAAATGGGCAGATGTGGATAGAGCTTGGATGAAAATAAAAACTCCAATTCAAATAGGACATCCTTTAGAATACTATGAAGACCACTTTAGAAAAGCTGTTGCACTTGAATGGGATATTAGACTTACAAATCCAAAATTTGCACAAAATGACCATAGAGTAAATAAAATCAAATCAGCATTTTCAAAAATATATTCAAGTTTTGAGCCAAATGATAGTTATAAAAAAATCTATGATTTTAGCTTCAAATCACTTGATAAAGTGCAACTTTATGTGGGACGACCAGCACTATTTTTTGGAGCAGAGTTCAATGGACTATTTTCAGCTCAAGTTGTACCAAATGATGAAGTTGTATCTTTAGAAGAAGGTAAAAAAATCTTTGCATTTAGTGATGAGATTTTACAAACTAGCCGTGCTAAACCATTTTTAAAACTAAGCCAAGAAATATTTGGGCAAGAACTTCTTACTCGTGATAGAATGTTTTTATTTAATGAAACAACATCTTGGCATCAAGTTTATGATATTAGTACTATTGGGCATGAATATGGACATATTTTATGGTGTGATGAGCAAACAGAATCAGTTATGAATAAAACTGGGAATTTCAAAAATATCGAAGAGTTCAAAGCAACAACAGGTGGTTTAATCTCATATTTATTGGACGAAGATACAGACGAACTTCACCTAAAAGAGCAAGTTTTAATTGACCTTGTAAAACGAAGTGTAGGATTGATTGGTTGGATGGAAGTTGATGAAGTTCAACCATACTATTGCGAAGGGTTAATCCACTTAAATGGACTTTTTGAAAGTGGTGTTTTAACTTGGGATAATGAAAATAAAAAATTATCTATAGATATAAGTGATGCAAAATTTGAAGCCTTAAAAGCTTGGTATATCACAAACTATACTGCACTTGCGAAACACTATTTAGATAAAAAAGATGCAACTTTATTTTTAAATAACTATGCTACAAAAACTGAAAAATACTTTATGCCAAATGATGAAACTATAAACTCATTTGTAAAATATTACTTCAAAAGATACCAAGAGATTGGTCAAGAGTTAGATACAGTTGATAAAAAAGAAAATTATATAAAATAG
- the katG gene encoding catalase/peroxidase HPI translates to MAGKCPMGFGTTNPMVRNGGTSNKDWWPNQLNLKILSQHSNKVNPLGSDFDYAKEFSKLDYDALKADLTALMTDSQDWWPADYGHYGPLFIRMAWHSAGTYRTGDGRGGASTGSQRLAPLNSWPDNANLDKARRLLWPIKQKYGNKISWADLMILAGNVALESMGLKTFGFSGGRVDVWEPEEDIYWGKEAQWLATSDKENSRYSGDRDLENPLAAVQMGLIYVNPEGPDGVPDPIKSGIDIRETFARMAMDDEETVALTAGGHTFGKCHGAGDAANVGAEPEAEGLVAQGLGWLSKFLSGKGDDTITSGIEGSWTANPTRWDNEYFDILLSYDWELTKSPAGAWQWIPKNPKEEHLAPAAHDKTKKVTTIMTTADMAMKMDPIYAKISKRFHENPQEFADAFARAWFKLTHRDLGPKSKYIGPEIPKEDLIWQDPIPPINYEIIDEKDIEILKEKLLSSSLGVSKLVSLAWASASTYRDSDKRGGANGARIALEPQRSWESNSYLNLDESLKILETIKGEFNSSNSNKKVSLADLIVLGGCAAVEKAAKDAGFNIKVPFTAGRADATQEQTHVESFSHLEPIADGFRNYSKAKYTLSTEELLIDKAQLLSLTIPEMIVLVGGMRVLGANYANSDLGVFTSNVGVLSNDFFVNLLDMKTAWYPTTQEEDSFVGKDRQSGSMKYSASRVDLLFGSNSQLRAVSEVYAQEDSKEKFVQDFINAWTKVMNLDRFDIKK, encoded by the coding sequence ATGGCTGGTAAATGTCCTATGGGATTTGGAACAACTAATCCAATGGTAAGAAATGGTGGTACATCGAACAAAGATTGGTGGCCAAATCAATTAAACTTAAAGATTTTATCTCAACACTCAAATAAAGTTAATCCACTTGGAAGTGATTTTGATTATGCAAAAGAGTTTTCTAAACTTGATTATGATGCTTTAAAAGCTGATTTAACTGCATTAATGACTGATTCACAAGATTGGTGGCCTGCTGATTATGGACACTATGGTCCACTTTTTATAAGAATGGCTTGGCATAGTGCAGGAACATATAGAACAGGTGATGGAAGAGGAGGAGCAAGTACAGGAAGTCAAAGATTAGCTCCACTTAACTCGTGGCCTGATAATGCAAACTTGGATAAAGCAAGAAGACTTTTATGGCCAATAAAACAAAAATATGGAAATAAAATTTCTTGGGCTGATTTGATGATATTAGCAGGAAATGTTGCTTTAGAATCTATGGGATTAAAAACTTTCGGTTTTTCAGGTGGAAGAGTTGATGTTTGGGAACCTGAAGAGGATATTTACTGGGGAAAAGAGGCTCAATGGCTTGCAACTAGCGATAAAGAAAATAGTAGATATAGTGGAGATAGAGATTTAGAAAATCCACTTGCAGCAGTACAAATGGGACTTATTTATGTAAATCCAGAAGGTCCAGATGGAGTTCCAGACCCTATAAAATCAGGAATTGACATAAGAGAAACATTTGCTAGAATGGCTATGGATGACGAAGAAACAGTTGCACTTACTGCTGGTGGTCACACTTTTGGAAAATGTCATGGTGCAGGAGATGCAGCTAATGTTGGAGCTGAACCAGAAGCTGAGGGATTAGTTGCACAAGGTCTTGGATGGCTTAGTAAATTTTTAAGCGGTAAGGGTGATGATACAATCACAAGCGGAATTGAAGGTTCTTGGACAGCAAATCCAACAAGATGGGACAATGAATATTTTGATATTTTATTAAGTTATGACTGGGAACTTACAAAATCACCAGCAGGTGCTTGGCAATGGATTCCTAAAAATCCTAAAGAAGAACATCTTGCACCTGCTGCTCATGATAAAACTAAAAAAGTTACAACTATTATGACAACAGCTGATATGGCTATGAAAATGGATCCAATTTATGCAAAAATCTCAAAAAGATTCCATGAAAATCCACAAGAATTTGCAGATGCCTTTGCAAGAGCTTGGTTTAAACTAACGCATAGAGATTTAGGACCAAAATCAAAATATATAGGGCCTGAAATTCCAAAAGAAGATTTGATTTGGCAAGACCCAATTCCTCCAATAAATTATGAAATAATAGATGAAAAAGATATAGAAATTTTAAAAGAAAAATTATTAAGTTCTTCATTAGGAGTTTCAAAACTTGTATCTTTAGCATGGGCAAGTGCTAGTACATATAGAGATTCTGATAAAAGAGGTGGAGCAAATGGTGCTAGAATTGCACTTGAACCTCAAAGAAGTTGGGAATCAAATAGCTATTTAAATTTGGATGAAAGTTTAAAAATTTTAGAAACTATCAAAGGTGAATTTAACTCTTCTAATTCAAATAAAAAAGTTTCACTTGCAGATTTGATAGTTTTAGGAGGCTGTGCAGCAGTTGAAAAAGCAGCAAAAGATGCTGGATTTAATATAAAAGTTCCTTTTACAGCTGGAAGAGCTGATGCAACACAAGAGCAAACACATGTAGAATCATTTTCACATCTTGAGCCAATAGCAGATGGTTTTAGAAACTATTCAAAAGCAAAATACACTTTAAGTACTGAAGAGTTGTTGATTGATAAAGCACAATTACTATCTTTGACAATTCCTGAAATGATTGTATTGGTTGGAGGAATGAGAGTTTTAGGAGCTAATTATGCAAATAGTGATTTAGGAGTATTTACTTCAAATGTTGGAGTTTTAAGTAATGATTTCTTTGTAAATCTGCTTGATATGAAAACTGCTTGGTATCCAACAACACAAGAAGAAGATAGTTTTGTAGGGAAAGATAGACAAAGTGGCTCTATGAAATACTCTGCAAGTAGAGTTGACTTACTATTTGGTTCTAACTCACAATTAAGAGCAGTTTCTGAAGTTTATGCACAAGAAGATTCAAAAGAAAAATTTGTACAAGATTTTATAAATGCTTGGACAAAAGTTATGAATCTTGATAGATTTGATATCAAAAAATAA
- a CDS encoding DUF4197 domain-containing protein → MKKSIIVSALVISTTFSFALDLGSIAKGVMENISDNKTTTSSNTTSTVNSNLDNATISNGLKEALKNGVSFATTELGKSDGYLNNKSVKIPLPDNIKTIESVIRKAGGDKMADDLINSMNSAASKAAPKTAEIFVDAIDKMSLTDAQKILNGGDTAATEYFKKNTTSSLKEAIKPIIEETMKENEVAGYYDTLNNYYQSSAKSLVDTSSVTKLAKNFGVDSYLPGNSNENLDDYVTSKAIDGLFTIIAQKEAAIRKNPAEQTSSILKEVFGK, encoded by the coding sequence ATGAAAAAATCGATTATCGTTTCAGCTTTAGTTATAAGTACAACTTTTTCTTTTGCTTTAGATTTAGGTAGTATCGCAAAAGGTGTAATGGAAAATATTTCAGACAATAAAACTACTACTTCTTCTAACACAACATCTACTGTAAATTCAAATTTAGATAACGCTACAATCTCAAATGGTTTAAAAGAAGCTTTAAAAAATGGAGTATCTTTTGCTACAACAGAACTTGGTAAAAGCGATGGGTACTTAAACAATAAAAGTGTAAAAATCCCACTACCTGATAACATCAAAACAATAGAAAGTGTTATAAGAAAAGCTGGTGGTGATAAAATGGCTGACGATTTAATAAATTCTATGAATAGTGCAGCATCAAAAGCTGCTCCAAAAACAGCTGAAATCTTCGTAGATGCTATTGATAAGATGAGTTTAACAGATGCTCAAAAAATCTTAAATGGTGGTGATACAGCAGCAACTGAATATTTTAAAAAGAATACAACTTCATCTTTAAAAGAAGCGATTAAACCAATAATTGAAGAAACAATGAAAGAAAATGAAGTTGCAGGTTACTATGACACTTTAAATAATTATTATCAATCAAGTGCAAAAAGTTTAGTTGATACTAGCTCAGTTACAAAATTAGCTAAAAATTTTGGTGTTGATTCATATCTTCCAGGAAATTCAAATGAAAATTTAGATGACTATGTAACATCTAAAGCAATAGATGGATTATTTACAATCATTGCACAAAAAGAAGCTGCAATTAGAAAAAATCCAGCAGAACAAACTTCATCAATACTAAAAGAAGTATTTGGAAAATAG
- a CDS encoding ankyrin repeat domain-containing protein — MKPNDLNSYEELNLIAFDYARAGKTQDLKLLLNTGMSVDLCDYKGNTLLMLASYNGNIETVKLLIDNKAQVDKKNNKGQTPLGGVCFKGNFEIVKLLVENGANIHENNGFGLTPFAFAVIFGNTDIVEYFNEQDKNKSFKSKVYLSFSKFIKRFKK; from the coding sequence ATGAAACCTAATGATTTAAATAGTTATGAAGAGTTAAATTTGATTGCTTTTGATTATGCAAGAGCAGGGAAAACGCAAGATTTAAAACTATTATTAAATACTGGAATGTCTGTTGACCTTTGTGATTATAAAGGTAATACTTTATTGATGTTGGCTTCATATAATGGAAATATCGAAACTGTAAAACTTTTAATAGATAATAAAGCACAAGTAGATAAAAAGAATAATAAAGGACAAACTCCTCTTGGTGGAGTTTGTTTTAAAGGTAATTTCGAGATTGTAAAGTTATTAGTTGAAAATGGTGCAAATATCCATGAAAATAATGGCTTTGGATTGACTCCTTTTGCTTTTGCTGTAATATTTGGAAATACTGATATTGTAGAGTATTTTAATGAACAAGATAAAAATAAAAGCTTTAAATCAAAAGTTTATTTATCTTTTTCAAAGTTTATAAAAAGATTTAAAAAATAG
- a CDS encoding MlaD family protein, with translation MGNDIEKAVVYKPKLVEKNKLSFIWILPLIILGVLGWIAYESYAKKGTNITVVFKSAEGLKENITPLEYKGLQLGKVTKISMHEDLQSVKVNILVNNDVARYVANEGSKFWIKKPTISLTKISGLNTLISGYKIELSPRFKTQDDYNKGAYQDYFEGLDTQPNDEWELNGYYINLIASNDKDNIEVGTPIFYNKFQIGEIVAKEFRYEKVFLSAYIYDKFNYLVNKSSKFVMNEALKVNYGASGLNIELGSLYSALVGGITVITSNKDDAKIENSDIYEVYASKDDLKNKEYFTINFTDVSGIEANTPIMFKGIEIGKVLEVNLNKDVLTTKAFVYGEYKYILTDKTRFFVEEPTISLDGVKNLGNIIKGNFISLDYKNGEFSNTFNAINKKDLNKSYNTIKLELLSENLNSISLNSKVFYKNIVIGRVDNYALTPDLKNVKITVLIDSKYKDLLNDYNLFYDMSSKIVEIKSMNLNINYSGVEPLLNGAIGLIADKRGDAELTKKEFKLYNSYKEVERLKRFYNTGFTIEASFDNSFEIKQDMAIVYKNQEIGFVKDIKFDDKKSKVNLFIYSPFKKYITDKSRFYKKGVVDFKASLSGVLFEVDNFTSLIDGSIHLDTTSAQSFEKFEIYGNEDEMKNSTNSLTIVFDDVEGLQENFSQLTYKGVNVGKVKKISLNSKQQIEVKALIYDDFASFAKEGTVFYLKKPRISLQEVANVGSTIMAVNIGVIKSESSNIQTVFKGTQNQPSVEKSHLGTVYKVEDATASSVNVDAPVYYKNVQIGKVSKIDLSEDGSKVVVDCLIFDKYTKLIRKNSEFYDISGFEMKFSILTGSKIESNTFTSLLKGGLVVVTPYEYSQLADPGEKFTLVKTLRDDWKSISPSIK, from the coding sequence ATGGGAAATGATATAGAAAAAGCAGTAGTTTATAAACCAAAATTAGTAGAAAAAAATAAACTTTCATTTATTTGGATTTTACCTTTAATAATTCTAGGGGTTTTAGGTTGGATTGCTTACGAATCTTATGCAAAAAAAGGTACAAATATTACAGTTGTATTTAAAAGTGCAGAAGGATTAAAAGAGAATATTACACCTTTGGAATATAAAGGTTTACAACTTGGAAAAGTAACAAAAATCTCAATGCACGAAGATTTACAAAGTGTAAAAGTAAATATTTTAGTAAATAATGATGTAGCAAGATATGTTGCAAATGAAGGCTCAAAATTTTGGATAAAAAAACCAACTATCTCTTTGACAAAAATTTCTGGACTAAATACTTTGATAAGTGGTTACAAAATTGAACTTTCACCTAGATTTAAAACTCAAGATGACTATAATAAAGGTGCTTATCAAGACTATTTTGAAGGATTGGATACTCAACCAAATGATGAATGGGAACTAAATGGTTACTATATAAATCTGATTGCTTCAAATGATAAAGATAACATAGAAGTAGGAACACCTATATTTTACAATAAGTTTCAAATTGGAGAGATTGTAGCAAAAGAGTTTAGATATGAAAAAGTATTTTTAAGTGCATATATTTATGATAAATTTAACTATTTGGTAAATAAAAGTTCAAAATTTGTTATGAATGAAGCTTTAAAAGTAAACTATGGAGCAAGTGGACTAAATATCGAACTTGGTTCTTTATATTCTGCACTTGTTGGTGGAATTACTGTAATAACTTCAAATAAAGATGATGCAAAAATAGAAAATAGTGATATATATGAAGTTTATGCAAGCAAAGATGACTTAAAAAATAAAGAGTATTTTACTATTAATTTTACTGATGTAAGTGGTATAGAAGCAAATACACCTATTATGTTTAAAGGAATAGAAATAGGTAAAGTATTGGAAGTGAATTTAAATAAAGACGTTTTAACTACAAAAGCTTTTGTTTATGGCGAATATAAATATATTTTGACAGATAAAACTAGATTTTTTGTCGAAGAACCTACTATTTCACTTGATGGAGTAAAAAATCTAGGAAATATTATAAAAGGAAATTTTATTTCACTTGATTATAAAAATGGTGAGTTTTCAAATACTTTTAATGCAATAAATAAAAAAGATTTAAACAAAAGTTATAACACAATAAAACTAGAACTTCTAAGCGAAAACTTAAATTCTATCTCTTTAAACTCAAAAGTATTTTATAAAAATATTGTAATAGGGCGAGTTGATAATTATGCTTTGACTCCTGATTTAAAAAATGTAAAAATCACAGTTTTAATAGATAGCAAATATAAAGATTTATTAAATGACTACAATCTTTTTTATGATATGAGTTCAAAAATTGTTGAAATAAAAAGTATGAATCTGAATATAAATTATAGTGGAGTTGAACCACTTTTAAATGGAGCAATTGGTTTAATTGCAGATAAAAGAGGCGATGCAGAACTTACAAAAAAAGAGTTTAAATTATATAACTCTTATAAAGAAGTTGAAAGACTAAAAAGATTTTATAATACAGGATTTACTATTGAAGCCTCTTTTGATAATAGTTTTGAAATAAAACAAGATATGGCAATTGTTTATAAAAATCAAGAAATAGGTTTTGTAAAAGATATAAAATTTGATGATAAAAAATCAAAAGTAAATCTTTTTATCTATTCTCCATTTAAAAAATATATTACAGATAAAAGTAGATTTTATAAAAAAGGAGTTGTTGATTTTAAAGCTAGTCTTAGTGGAGTTTTATTTGAAGTTGATAACTTCACTTCATTAATCGATGGTTCAATTCATCTTGATACAACTTCAGCTCAATCTTTTGAGAAATTTGAAATATATGGAAATGAAGATGAGATGAAAAACTCAACAAATAGCCTAACAATAGTTTTTGATGATGTTGAAGGTTTACAAGAAAATTTTTCACAATTAACTTATAAAGGTGTAAATGTTGGAAAAGTTAAAAAAATCTCTTTAAATTCTAAACAACAAATAGAAGTAAAAGCACTAATTTATGATGATTTTGCCTCTTTTGCGAAAGAAGGAACAGTTTTTTACTTGAAAAAACCACGAATCTCTTTACAAGAGGTTGCAAATGTAGGTTCAACAATAATGGCAGTAAATATTGGAGTTATAAAAAGTGAAAGTTCAAATATTCAAACAGTTTTTAAAGGAACGCAAAATCAACCATCAGTCGAAAAATCTCATTTAGGAACAGTTTATAAAGTAGAAGATGCAACAGCTTCAAGTGTAAATGTCGATGCGCCAGTTTATTATAAAAATGTTCAAATTGGAAAAGTAAGTAAAATAGACTTAAGTGAAGATGGTTCTAAAGTTGTAGTTGATTGTTTGATTTTTGATAAATATACAAAACTAATCAGAAAAAATTCAGAGTTTTATGACATAAGTGGATTTGAGATGAAATTCTCTATTTTAACAGGTTCAAAAATAGAATCAAATACTTTTACAAGTTTATTAAAAGGTGGATTAGTGGTTGTTACTCCTTACGAATATTCGCAATTAGCAGATCCTGGAGAAAAGTTCACTTTGGTAAAAACTTTAAGAGATGATTGGAAAAGTATAAGTCCAAGTATTAAGTAA